One genomic region from Amycolatopsis sp. FBCC-B4732 encodes:
- a CDS encoding TetR/AcrR family transcriptional regulator, producing the protein MSTTDNPDTTARRRGRRPAGQDTRTALVEAARAVFAENGYDGATVRAIATRAGVDAAMVNHWFGSKEGLFAKAVLQLPFDPVELQGEIRRGPDEEIGERIVRTFLTRWDGAGGDVFQALVRSITGHEQAGQVLRAFFQNFFTGLITSIGSDRIPLRTALCASQLVGMGMIRYVAKFEPLVAAEVETLVAAVAPTVQRYITGEID; encoded by the coding sequence GTGAGCACCACCGACAACCCCGACACTACTGCCCGCCGCCGCGGCCGCCGGCCCGCCGGCCAGGACACCCGCACGGCGCTGGTCGAGGCCGCGCGGGCGGTGTTCGCCGAGAACGGCTACGACGGCGCGACGGTGCGCGCGATCGCCACCCGCGCCGGCGTCGACGCGGCGATGGTCAACCACTGGTTCGGCAGCAAGGAGGGCCTGTTCGCGAAGGCCGTGCTCCAGCTGCCGTTCGACCCGGTGGAACTGCAGGGAGAAATCCGCCGCGGCCCGGACGAGGAGATCGGCGAACGGATCGTCCGCACCTTCCTCACCCGCTGGGACGGCGCGGGCGGCGACGTCTTCCAGGCCCTGGTCCGCAGCATCACCGGCCACGAGCAGGCCGGCCAGGTCCTGCGGGCCTTCTTCCAGAACTTCTTCACCGGCCTGATCACGTCGATCGGCTCGGACCGGATCCCGCTGCGCACGGCGCTCTGTGCGTCCCAGCTGGTCGGCATGGGCATGATCCGGTACGTGGCGAAGTTCGAGCCGCTGGTGGCGGCGGAGGTCGAGACGCTGGTGGCGGCGGTGGCGCCGACGGTGCAGCGCTACATCACCGGCGAGATCGACTAG
- a CDS encoding DUF1304 domain-containing protein — translation MTIVADVLVGLVALIHVYIVVLEMFLWTTPRARAAFGTTKEFAEESKTLAANQGLYNGFLALALVWGLIASDPSGFQLKLYGLVCVIVAGLYGAATASKRILFVQVLPAALALIALLLAR, via the coding sequence GTGACAATCGTCGCCGACGTCCTGGTCGGGCTGGTCGCCCTGATCCACGTCTACATCGTCGTCCTGGAGATGTTCCTCTGGACCACGCCGCGCGCCCGCGCCGCCTTCGGCACCACGAAGGAGTTCGCGGAGGAGAGCAAGACGCTCGCCGCGAACCAGGGGCTGTACAACGGTTTCCTGGCGCTCGCGCTGGTGTGGGGGCTCATCGCGAGCGACCCGTCGGGCTTCCAGCTCAAGCTGTACGGCCTGGTGTGCGTCATCGTCGCGGGCCTCTACGGCGCGGCGACGGCGAGCAAGCGGATCCTGTTCGTGCAGGTGCTGCCGGCCGCGCTGGCGCTGATCGCGCTGCTGCTCGCCCGCTGA
- the hisI gene encoding phosphoribosyl-AMP cyclohydrolase, whose product MSLDAAVSARLKRTADGLIAAVVVEHATSDVLMMAWMNDDALAATLATRRGTYWSRSRGKLWVKGETSGHYQHVREVRIDCDGDTVLLRVDQTGPACHTGTHTCFDTEERLLLADEKEHA is encoded by the coding sequence ATGAGCCTGGACGCGGCCGTTTCGGCGCGCCTCAAGCGCACCGCCGACGGCCTGATCGCCGCGGTCGTCGTCGAGCACGCCACTTCGGACGTGCTGATGATGGCCTGGATGAACGACGACGCCCTCGCCGCGACCCTGGCCACCCGCCGCGGCACGTACTGGTCGCGCAGCCGCGGCAAGCTGTGGGTCAAGGGCGAGACGTCCGGGCACTACCAGCACGTCCGCGAGGTGCGCATCGACTGCGACGGCGATACGGTGCTGCTGCGCGTCGACCAGACCGGCCCCGCCTGTCACACCGGCACGCACACCTGTTTCGACACCGAGGAGCGGCTGCTCCTGGCCGACGAGAAAGAGCACGCGTGA
- the hisF gene encoding imidazole glycerol phosphate synthase subunit HisF — MSVAVRVIPCLDVDAGRVVKGVNFAGLRDAGDPVELARRYDAEGADELTFLDVTASSGDRETTYDVVRRTAEQVFIPLTVGGGVRTNDDVNRLLRTGADKVSINTAAIARPEFLHEASRRFGAQCIVLSVDARRVPEGGEPTASGFEVTTHGGRRGTGIDAVEWAARGEELGVGEILLNSMDADGTKNGFDLELIELVRKAVRVPVIASGGAGALEHFLPAVRTGADAVLAASVFHFGQLKIGDVKGALRDGGVEVR; from the coding sequence ATGTCTGTCGCGGTGCGGGTGATCCCCTGTCTCGACGTCGACGCGGGCCGGGTCGTGAAGGGTGTCAACTTCGCCGGCCTCCGCGACGCCGGCGACCCGGTCGAGCTGGCCCGGCGTTACGACGCCGAGGGGGCCGACGAGCTGACGTTCCTCGACGTCACGGCGTCTTCCGGCGACCGCGAAACCACCTATGACGTGGTCCGCCGCACCGCCGAGCAGGTCTTCATCCCGCTCACCGTCGGCGGCGGCGTCCGCACCAACGACGACGTCAACCGGCTCCTGCGCACCGGCGCGGACAAGGTGAGCATCAACACGGCCGCCATCGCCCGGCCCGAGTTCCTCCACGAGGCCTCACGCCGCTTCGGCGCCCAGTGCATCGTGCTTTCGGTCGACGCGCGCCGCGTCCCCGAAGGCGGCGAGCCGACCGCGTCCGGCTTCGAGGTCACCACCCACGGCGGCCGCCGCGGCACCGGGATCGACGCCGTCGAGTGGGCCGCGCGCGGCGAGGAGCTCGGCGTCGGCGAGATCCTGCTGAACTCCATGGACGCCGACGGCACCAAGAACGGCTTCGACCTCGAGCTCATCGAGCTGGTCCGCAAGGCCGTGCGGGTCCCGGTGATCGCCAGCGGGGGAGCGGGCGCGCTCGAGCACTTCCTGCCCGCGGTGCGCACCGGCGCCGACGCGGTGCTCGCGGCCAGCGTGTTCCACTTCGGACAGCTGAAGATCGGCGACGTCAAGGGCGCGCTGCGCGACGGCGGGGTCGAGGTCCGATGA
- a CDS encoding TetR family transcriptional regulator, whose protein sequence is MARAGRRPGQTETREKILDAARHRFAELGYDGATVRGIAADAGVNAALLHHFFGSKQALFAAAMNLPVNPASLVPAILAGPREGVGERLVRAFLAVWAAPEGRTPFVAMLRAAATNEQVAVMMRQFIERTVLAEVARALDVPKIRVTGIAAQMMGVALLRYVIRLPPLAGADDEEIVALLAPVAQYYLDSRDGVETRQAPS, encoded by the coding sequence ATGGCACGGGCGGGACGGCGGCCGGGACAGACGGAGACGCGCGAGAAGATCCTCGACGCGGCCCGCCACCGGTTCGCCGAGCTGGGCTACGACGGCGCGACGGTCCGCGGGATCGCCGCCGACGCGGGCGTCAACGCGGCCCTGCTGCACCACTTCTTCGGCAGCAAGCAGGCCCTCTTCGCGGCGGCGATGAACCTGCCGGTCAACCCGGCGTCCCTGGTTCCGGCGATCCTGGCCGGGCCGCGCGAAGGCGTCGGCGAACGGCTGGTGCGGGCCTTCCTGGCGGTGTGGGCGGCGCCGGAGGGGCGCACGCCGTTCGTCGCGATGCTGCGCGCGGCGGCGACGAACGAGCAGGTCGCGGTGATGATGCGCCAGTTCATCGAGCGCACGGTGCTGGCCGAGGTGGCGCGGGCGCTGGACGTCCCGAAGATCCGCGTGACGGGGATCGCGGCGCAGATGATGGGGGTCGCGCTGCTGCGGTACGTCATCAGGCTGCCCCCGCTGGCCGGGGCGGACGACGAGGAGATCGTCGCGCTGCTGGCCCCGGTGGCGCAGTACTACCTCGATTCACGCGACGGTGTCGAAACCCGCCAGGCGCCTTCGTAG
- a CDS encoding dihydrofolate reductase family protein, with the protein MTATYTFDVFMSLDGFGSHTGDWGGYWGKQGPELLERRLELYREDQRMVFGAATHRLNAQLLPADPAALDPWVTRMRELPATVVSATLDGPLGWPDATVVAGDAVEVVTRLKAESPVPLRSHGSLSLNRALLAAGLVDRVQVTVFPVLTGQTGERPIFEGVADLDLELLESRTLDGGTQELIYRPALHG; encoded by the coding sequence ATGACCGCCACCTACACCTTCGACGTCTTCATGAGCCTCGACGGCTTCGGTTCCCACACCGGCGACTGGGGCGGCTACTGGGGCAAGCAGGGCCCCGAACTGCTCGAACGCCGCCTCGAGCTCTACCGCGAGGACCAGCGGATGGTCTTCGGGGCGGCCACGCACCGGCTGAACGCGCAGCTGCTGCCGGCCGACCCGGCGGCGCTCGACCCGTGGGTGACCCGGATGCGGGAGCTGCCGGCGACGGTGGTGTCGGCCACCCTCGACGGCCCGCTCGGCTGGCCGGACGCGACCGTCGTGGCCGGCGACGCCGTCGAGGTCGTCACCCGGCTGAAGGCGGAGTCGCCGGTGCCGTTGCGCTCGCACGGGAGCCTGTCGCTCAACCGGGCACTGCTGGCGGCGGGCCTGGTGGACCGCGTCCAGGTGACGGTGTTCCCGGTGCTCACCGGGCAGACCGGCGAGCGGCCGATCTTCGAGGGCGTGGCGGACCTCGACCTGGAGCTGCTGGAGAGCCGGACGCTCGACGGCGGCACGCAGGAGCTGATCTACCGCCCGGCGCTGCACGGGTGA
- a CDS encoding right-handed parallel beta-helix repeat-containing protein: MPRTHSALVVLLVAASVVPVFATTAPAAAAAGTGAVCDHQPALYAQAPPGAVTVDLAVEGDLSVKTQASPPGTTFWLPPGTHRLASDQFGQVIPKDGDVYLGAPGAVLDGRGVNRAAFTQQAKDVVIRGLTIQNFVAPQDQGVVNHDSGEHWVIENTTIQRNTGAALMAGVRQVVRASCLRDNGQYGMNAYRPDNAITGLLVEGNEITGNNVDDWETRSPGCGCSGGIKFWAVNGADVRGNWIHHNHGVGLWADTNDNDFLIEDNVMEDNDSEAILYEISYNVVIRHNAIRRNNVVAGSRRASRGDNFPSAAVYLSESGGEPRVPARTDIIDIYGNSFEDNWSGITLWENADRFCNSPANTSTASCTKLVPDRTRCSAPGIESTPLFDDCRWKTQRVEIHSNTFRFDPARPGCAGLCGRMAVLSNYGTYPAWSPYRGTLVQEAIAHDQDNYWYSNDYIGPWAFVAGDTSRTLTADQWQNDPWNQDDCASFDGVTPYC; this comes from the coding sequence ATGCCGCGCACCCATTCCGCGCTCGTTGTCCTGCTCGTCGCCGCCTCCGTTGTACCGGTTTTCGCGACCACCGCGCCCGCCGCCGCAGCAGCCGGAACAGGTGCCGTTTGTGACCACCAGCCCGCGCTCTACGCCCAGGCACCGCCGGGTGCCGTCACCGTCGACCTGGCCGTGGAGGGCGACCTCAGCGTCAAGACGCAGGCGTCGCCACCGGGGACCACCTTCTGGCTGCCGCCCGGCACCCACCGGCTGGCCTCCGACCAGTTCGGGCAGGTCATCCCGAAGGACGGCGACGTCTACCTCGGCGCGCCCGGCGCCGTGCTCGACGGCCGCGGCGTCAACCGCGCCGCCTTCACCCAGCAGGCCAAGGACGTCGTCATCCGCGGCCTGACCATCCAGAACTTCGTCGCGCCGCAGGACCAGGGCGTGGTCAACCACGACTCCGGCGAGCACTGGGTCATCGAGAACACCACGATCCAGCGCAACACCGGCGCCGCGCTGATGGCCGGCGTCCGGCAGGTGGTGCGGGCCAGCTGCCTGCGCGACAACGGCCAGTACGGGATGAACGCCTACCGCCCCGACAACGCGATCACCGGGCTGCTCGTCGAAGGCAACGAAATCACCGGGAACAACGTCGACGACTGGGAAACGCGCAGCCCCGGCTGCGGGTGCAGCGGCGGAATCAAGTTCTGGGCCGTCAACGGCGCCGACGTCCGCGGCAACTGGATCCACCACAACCACGGCGTCGGCCTGTGGGCAGACACCAACGACAACGATTTCCTGATTGAAGACAACGTCATGGAAGACAATGACTCCGAAGCGATCTTGTACGAGATCAGCTACAACGTCGTGATCCGCCACAACGCCATCCGCCGCAACAACGTGGTGGCCGGCAGCAGGCGCGCGTCCCGCGGCGACAACTTCCCGTCCGCGGCGGTGTACCTGTCCGAATCCGGTGGCGAACCCCGGGTGCCGGCCCGCACCGACATCATCGACATCTACGGCAACTCCTTCGAGGACAACTGGTCCGGCATCACGCTGTGGGAGAACGCCGACCGCTTCTGCAACAGCCCGGCGAACACGTCGACGGCGAGCTGCACCAAGCTCGTCCCGGACCGGACGCGGTGTTCGGCACCGGGCATCGAGTCCACGCCGCTGTTCGACGACTGCCGCTGGAAGACCCAGCGGGTCGAGATCCATTCCAACACCTTCCGCTTCGATCCCGCCCGGCCCGGCTGCGCCGGCCTGTGCGGCCGGATGGCCGTGCTGTCGAACTACGGCACCTACCCGGCGTGGTCCCCGTACCGGGGCACGCTCGTGCAGGAGGCGATCGCGCACGACCAGGACAACTACTGGTACAGCAACGACTACATCGGCCCGTGGGCGTTCGTCGCCGGGGACACCTCCCGCACCCTCACCGCGGACCAGTGGCAGAACGACCCGTGGAACCAGGACGACTGCGCCTCCTTCGACGGCGTGACCCCGTACTGCTGA
- a CDS encoding SigE family RNA polymerase sigma factor yields MDFEEFVAERLDGLLRYATVLTNDPHLAQDIVQDVLLRAQQRWDGIDAPPSYVRRMITNEYLSWRRRAVRRMVPSSHDVLDALGPPEADPATAYDERDAMLGLLATLPRKQRAAIVLRYYENYSDAEIAAVLRCGASTVRSQISRALATLRQAPNHRAVLTTGAGE; encoded by the coding sequence GTGGACTTCGAAGAGTTCGTGGCGGAGCGGCTGGACGGCCTGCTCCGCTACGCCACCGTCCTGACGAACGACCCGCACCTGGCGCAGGACATCGTGCAAGACGTGCTGCTGCGCGCCCAGCAGCGGTGGGACGGCATCGACGCCCCGCCGTCCTACGTGCGGCGGATGATCACCAACGAGTACCTCTCGTGGCGACGGCGGGCGGTGCGGCGGATGGTGCCGAGCAGCCACGACGTCCTCGACGCGCTCGGCCCGCCCGAAGCCGACCCGGCCACCGCCTACGACGAGCGGGACGCGATGCTCGGCCTGCTCGCCACGCTGCCCCGCAAGCAGCGCGCGGCGATCGTGCTGCGGTACTACGAGAACTACTCCGACGCCGAGATCGCCGCGGTCCTGCGGTGCGGCGCGTCGACCGTGCGCAGCCAGATCTCCCGCGCGCTGGCCACCCTGCGCCAGGCCCCGAACCACCGCGCGGTACTCACCACCGGAGCTGGAGAATGA
- a CDS encoding ABC transporter ATP-binding protein: protein MTNSALAVTGLRVRRGGRPVVRDVSFEVPRGSVTGLLGPSGCGKTTLMRAIVGVQIVEGGSVTVLGLPAGSPPLRRRIGYATQNPAIYADLTVREALKYFAAVLRAPVSDVDRVIAEVGLADHAGKLVGSLSGGQHNRANLAVALLGAPELLVLDEPTVGLDPVLRDELWTLFRRLADGGATLLVSSHVMDEAARCDRLLLMREGVLLADDAPLALRERTGAADLEGAFLNLVRAAS from the coding sequence ATGACTAATTCTGCGCTCGCGGTCACCGGGCTCCGGGTCCGGCGCGGCGGCAGGCCCGTGGTGCGGGACGTGAGCTTCGAGGTGCCGCGCGGGTCGGTCACCGGGCTGCTAGGCCCGAGCGGCTGCGGCAAGACCACGCTGATGCGCGCGATCGTCGGCGTCCAGATCGTCGAGGGCGGCTCGGTCACCGTGCTCGGCCTGCCCGCCGGCAGCCCGCCGCTGCGGCGGCGGATCGGTTACGCGACGCAGAACCCCGCTATCTACGCCGATCTCACCGTCCGCGAAGCGCTCAAGTACTTCGCCGCGGTGCTGCGCGCGCCGGTGTCCGATGTGGACCGTGTCATCGCCGAAGTCGGGCTGGCCGACCACGCCGGGAAGCTGGTCGGCTCGCTGTCGGGCGGCCAGCACAACCGCGCGAACCTCGCCGTCGCGCTGCTCGGCGCACCGGAGCTGCTGGTGCTCGACGAGCCGACCGTCGGGCTCGACCCGGTGCTGCGCGACGAGCTGTGGACGCTCTTCCGACGGCTCGCCGACGGCGGCGCGACGCTGCTGGTGTCCAGCCACGTCATGGACGAAGCGGCTCGCTGCGACCGCCTCCTGCTCATGCGCGAAGGCGTCCTCCTGGCCGACGACGCGCCCCTCGCGCTGCGGGAACGCACCGGCGCCGCCGACCTCGAAGGCGCGTTCCTGAACCTCGTGCGGGCCGCGTCGTGA
- a CDS encoding ABC transporter permease, whose product MNPALTLATTRRILTQLRHDPRTVVMLVLVPTLLMVLLRYVFDSTAVFSRVAPALLGVFPFLIMFLIASITTLRERTSATLERLMTLPIGRLDLLFGYALAFGAIAVVQVSLAAGVSLWWLGLDLAGSVGMLLLIAVLDALLGMALGLFVSAFARTEFQAIQFMPVFVLPQILLCGLFVPREDMGWLLRWLSEVMPLSYAVEALTRVTTAGTVDAVILRNLVVVACCALLALVLGAATLRRRTP is encoded by the coding sequence GTGAACCCCGCGCTGACGCTGGCCACCACCCGGCGCATCCTGACCCAGCTGCGGCACGACCCGCGCACCGTGGTGATGCTGGTCCTGGTGCCGACGCTGCTCATGGTGCTGCTGCGGTACGTGTTCGACTCGACGGCCGTCTTCAGCCGCGTCGCGCCCGCGCTGCTCGGGGTGTTCCCGTTCCTGATCATGTTCCTGATCGCGTCGATCACGACGTTGCGGGAACGGACCTCGGCCACCCTCGAACGCCTGATGACGCTCCCCATCGGCCGGCTCGACCTGCTCTTCGGCTACGCGCTGGCGTTCGGCGCGATCGCCGTCGTGCAGGTCTCGCTCGCGGCCGGGGTTTCGCTGTGGTGGCTCGGCCTCGACCTGGCCGGTTCCGTGGGGATGCTGCTGCTGATCGCGGTCCTCGACGCGCTGCTCGGCATGGCGCTCGGGCTGTTCGTGAGCGCGTTCGCCCGCACGGAGTTCCAGGCGATCCAGTTCATGCCGGTGTTCGTGCTGCCGCAGATCCTGCTGTGCGGCCTGTTCGTCCCGCGCGAAGACATGGGCTGGCTGCTGCGGTGGCTCTCCGAAGTGATGCCGCTGTCGTACGCGGTCGAAGCGCTGACGCGCGTCACGACGGCCGGCACGGTCGACGCGGTGATCCTGCGCAACCTCGTGGTCGTCGCCTGCTGCGCGCTGCTCGCCCTGGTCCTCGGCGCGGCGACGCTGCGGCGCCGGACGCCGTGA
- a CDS encoding PPOX class F420-dependent oxidoreductase, translated as MASETDRLAAERYVVLTTFRRDGRAVPTPIWVAGDAGELVLWSERKAGKVKRIRNSGRVEVQACDLRGQKTHGAVATGQARLLDLDGTERVRKAIARKYGLVGRVTMFFSKLRGPADRTVGIAVKLDG; from the coding sequence ATGGCCTCCGAAACCGACCGCCTCGCGGCCGAGCGCTATGTCGTCCTCACCACGTTCCGCCGCGACGGGCGAGCGGTGCCGACCCCGATCTGGGTGGCGGGCGACGCCGGCGAGCTCGTGCTGTGGTCGGAACGGAAGGCGGGCAAGGTCAAGCGCATCCGCAACAGCGGCCGGGTCGAGGTCCAGGCCTGCGACCTGCGCGGGCAGAAGACGCACGGCGCCGTCGCCACCGGTCAGGCCCGGCTGCTGGACCTGGACGGGACCGAGCGGGTGCGCAAGGCGATCGCGCGCAAGTACGGCCTCGTCGGGCGCGTCACGATGTTCTTCTCCAAGCTGCGCGGCCCGGCCGACCGGACGGTCGGGATCGCGGTCAAGCTGGACGGCTGA
- a CDS encoding GNAT family N-acetyltransferase produces the protein MEEIVTQLEMTAADQLNPAPAVDGVTLRAAGPGPLIRELHVRVGTPYQWPSASRSDDGWARWLAEPGRRYRLIEYRGEVAGVADFEPQGRDDVEITTFGLLPEFVGKGLGGYALTLVVADAWTVPGARRVWLHTSTLDHPNALPNYLRRGFRGFSRPA, from the coding sequence GTGGAGGAGATCGTCACGCAGCTCGAAATGACCGCCGCCGACCAGCTCAACCCGGCTCCGGCCGTCGACGGTGTCACGCTGCGGGCCGCCGGGCCCGGGCCGCTGATCCGCGAGCTGCACGTCCGCGTCGGCACGCCGTACCAGTGGCCCAGTGCGTCCCGTTCGGACGACGGCTGGGCGCGGTGGCTCGCCGAACCCGGGCGGCGGTACCGGCTGATCGAGTACCGCGGCGAGGTCGCCGGCGTCGCCGATTTCGAGCCGCAGGGCCGGGACGACGTCGAGATCACCACGTTCGGGCTGCTGCCGGAGTTCGTCGGCAAAGGGCTCGGCGGGTACGCGCTCACCCTCGTCGTCGCCGACGCCTGGACCGTGCCCGGTGCGCGCCGGGTATGGCTGCACACCTCGACGCTCGACCACCCGAACGCGCTGCCGAACTACCTGCGGCGCGGCTTCCGGGGCTTCAGCCGTCCAGCTTGA
- a CDS encoding TetR/AcrR family transcriptional regulator — MVRRNPERRAALLDAAIEVLAAEGARGLTFRAVDQQAGVPVGTTSNYFAGRDEILKRAGERVYERLVDEAVIADGLAGPKDRARVAELMHALVDRVAAFPTGFLALLELRLEATRRPELRDVLTRRIREDVDFNVGYHTKTGLPGDGTTVVLLWLALNWLIMERLTLPDLFTGEQRHHLVEALVDRLLAGQPAAVVGRKAADSTGSAP; from the coding sequence ATGGTCCGACGCAACCCCGAACGGCGGGCGGCACTGCTCGACGCCGCCATCGAGGTCTTGGCCGCCGAAGGCGCGCGTGGCCTCACCTTCCGTGCCGTGGACCAGCAAGCCGGCGTCCCCGTCGGCACGACCTCCAACTACTTCGCCGGCCGTGACGAGATCCTCAAGCGCGCCGGGGAACGCGTCTACGAGCGGCTCGTCGACGAAGCCGTCATCGCCGACGGGCTGGCCGGGCCGAAGGACCGGGCCCGCGTCGCCGAGCTGATGCACGCGCTCGTGGACCGCGTTGCCGCCTTCCCCACCGGTTTTCTCGCGCTCCTGGAACTGCGCCTGGAAGCCACGCGCCGACCCGAGCTGCGGGACGTGCTCACCCGCCGCATCCGGGAAGACGTCGACTTCAACGTCGGCTACCACACGAAAACCGGGCTGCCCGGCGACGGCACGACAGTCGTCCTCCTGTGGCTCGCGCTGAACTGGCTGATCATGGAACGCCTGACGCTGCCCGATCTCTTCACCGGCGAACAACGCCACCACCTTGTCGAGGCCCTGGTGGACCGCTTGCTGGCCGGGCAGCCGGCCGCCGTGGTGGGCCGAAAAGCGGCTGACAGCACCGGCTCGGCCCCGTAG
- the priA gene encoding bifunctional 1-(5-phosphoribosyl)-5-((5-phosphoribosylamino)methylideneamino)imidazole-4-carboxamide isomerase/phosphoribosylanthranilate isomerase PriA, whose product MTFTLLPAVDVADGQAVRLVQGEAGTETSYGSPLEAALAWQRDGAEWIHLVDLDAAFGKGSNRELLAEVVGKLDVQVELSGGIRDDASLKAALATGARRVNLGTAALEDPQWTARVIGEYGDRVAIGLDVRITDAGHRLSARGWTSDGGDLWEVLERLDRDGASRYVVTDVSKDGTLRGPNLELLRDVVARTDAPVIASGGVSSVADLVALAGLASDGVEGSIVGKALYAGAFTLPAALAAVAEV is encoded by the coding sequence GTGACTTTCACGCTGCTTCCCGCCGTTGATGTGGCCGATGGCCAGGCCGTGCGACTCGTCCAGGGCGAGGCCGGCACCGAGACCTCCTACGGCAGTCCGCTGGAGGCGGCGCTCGCCTGGCAGCGCGACGGCGCCGAGTGGATCCACCTCGTCGACCTCGACGCCGCCTTCGGCAAGGGCAGCAACCGCGAGCTGCTCGCCGAGGTCGTCGGCAAGCTCGACGTCCAGGTGGAGCTCTCCGGCGGCATCCGCGACGACGCGTCGCTGAAGGCCGCGCTGGCCACCGGCGCCCGCCGCGTCAACCTCGGCACCGCCGCGCTCGAGGACCCGCAGTGGACCGCGCGCGTGATCGGCGAGTACGGCGACCGCGTCGCGATCGGCCTCGACGTCCGCATCACCGACGCCGGCCACCGCCTCTCGGCCCGCGGCTGGACCTCGGACGGCGGCGACCTGTGGGAGGTCCTGGAGCGCCTCGACCGCGACGGCGCGTCCCGCTACGTGGTGACCGACGTCAGTAAGGACGGCACGCTGCGCGGCCCGAACCTCGAGCTGCTGCGGGACGTCGTGGCGCGCACGGATGCGCCGGTGATCGCTTCCGGTGGGGTGTCGAGTGTGGCCGATCTGGTCGCGCTGGCCGGGCTGGCTTCGGACGGGGTCGAGGGGTCGATCGTGGGGAAGGCGTTGTACGCGGGCGCGTTCACGCTGCCGGCGGCGCTCGCCGCGGTCGCGGAGGTCTAG
- the hisH gene encoding imidazole glycerol phosphate synthase subunit HisH, with the protein MVILDYGSGNLRSAERAVARAGAEVEVTADSHAAIEADGLVVPGVGAYSACMAGLLEVKGERIIGKRLAGGRPVLGICVGMQILFSRGVEHGEETEGTGEWPGVVDRLNADVLPHMGWNTVRAPADSQLFAGLDPDERFYFVHSYAARKWELDGLPGQEPKVTWANHGDDFVAAVENGPLWATQFHPEKSGDAGARLLTNWLATL; encoded by the coding sequence GTGGTGATCCTCGACTACGGTTCCGGCAACCTCCGCTCCGCCGAACGCGCTGTGGCGCGCGCCGGGGCCGAAGTCGAGGTCACCGCCGACTCGCATGCCGCGATCGAGGCCGACGGCCTGGTCGTGCCCGGCGTCGGCGCGTACTCGGCGTGCATGGCCGGGCTGCTGGAGGTCAAGGGCGAGCGGATCATCGGCAAGCGCCTCGCCGGCGGCCGTCCCGTGCTCGGCATCTGCGTCGGCATGCAGATCCTCTTTTCGCGCGGCGTCGAGCACGGCGAGGAGACCGAGGGCACGGGGGAGTGGCCGGGTGTCGTCGACCGGCTCAACGCCGACGTCCTGCCGCACATGGGCTGGAACACGGTGCGCGCGCCCGCGGACTCGCAGCTGTTCGCCGGCCTCGACCCGGACGAGCGGTTCTACTTCGTGCACTCCTACGCCGCCCGCAAGTGGGAGCTCGACGGCCTGCCCGGCCAGGAACCCAAGGTCACCTGGGCGAACCACGGTGACGACTTCGTCGCGGCGGTCGAGAACGGGCCGCTGTGGGCCACGCAGTTCCACCCGGAGAAGTCCGGCGACGCGGGCGCGCGGCTGCTGACGAACTGGCTCGCGACCCTCTGA